TCCCAATGCGTCCATGAAGCTGGACATCgatccatactttttttttttaaacgtgttTGCTATTTTGTGCGACGACACACAGGCAAGCAAGCAAGTAAACATCGAGATCCCTCGCCTTCAAATCCGGGGCCGTTCTCACCACGTGACCTTCAGTCTACACCCCCTTCGCGTGCTTCTCTCGCCGCagagaccacgtgactgactgTATGTGGACGTCATCGACCAAGAGAGCGCAAACACGGGGCAACCGAAGTGGCCCCTGGGACGGAGGTTGAAAGAGTTTAAACAGCCGATTACCTGTAGGATTAGGACAGATTTCAGGGGCACAACCTTCCTCTAAGGAACTTCCGCcgaggaagagggagggagaaagaaagaaagaaagagaagaagagagagagggaggtagcAGCCACCTAAGTAGTTGACGCCAATTCGTTTATCATGAGCTTCAGGTCTCGTCCGAGGGAGAAGACAAACCTTTTTCGCATTCTTGTCCCTCGAGAACTTCAAGCATGTTAACTTGCACCTGGACGTCTGGTTTACAGCAGTTGAGACCACAGCTACTGTCGGTGTGAGTGCAAAGGTCTGAGCAGGTAAACATACAGAAGGTGGGCTGGTGGCCACCTTGACTGACCTTACAAAAATAGACATCCGCCCCTACCTATCCAtcctttcccctcccccctcactcacatacactcacCGCTTCGTCTACCCTAATGTCAATCATTGTTGTGAGGAGGGAGTTGCGATGGGGTTTGGGCGGATGGAGGTACCGCAGACTGGTGTCGTTATGTGTTCATCGTTAGACCAGGCGGTCACTGACGAGCTGAGTGATTTATATCTGATGTCGACATAGATAACTGCTCATGGAACGGGAGGGTTGTGCTTTAGACACGGTAAACCACTTACGAGCTATTACTTTTACGGTTCCTAAACAATCGACCTCATTATCCTTATCTTTTCACGTTGGTCATCCATGACGAGATCGATAAGCTTAAAGACCACTTCTCTCTCATAGCCGACATAGATAAATACAggcaaagagacaaaaaaaaaaaataaaaaaatgcagaagccccaaacaacaacaaaaagtgacTGATAAAAATAGATTGGCGAAACAGAGAGAATATGAACAAAATAGCCTCATTGTCCAGAATACAAAAAGCGGTAAACATGAGGATGGTGGTGTTTGGGACGGAACCCTGGATGTTGGGGTTTGTGAGCAAACAGCGGAACCGTCCATTGTATTCCGAGCATCACAACCCTGTCAGCCTGTACAAACCTCGTGCGCATGTTTGTCACGTGGGGGTCTGTGGGGGATCTCCGACACGACAACACTGCTTGGACGGTCAGCACGGGGTCGTCGTTAGATCCCATGGTGTGCTGGGGTcacgtgtgtttatgtgtctatAGGCCTGTCTACGTGCGTGCTTGCATGTTTCTTCTAGTGTTTCCATGCCCTCATACACCATCTCTCTAACTCCATGTCTCTGTCAAGCACATGGTTTGAGTATTTGTATTGTTCTTCTCGTTAGcctatcctttttttcttcttcttagtTCCTTCTCCCTCTGTCCGTCCCCTTCTCTGTCTACGTGACTGTCCGTCCTGCCCTCCACTCTCATAAACACTCTATGTCACTTCAATCTTGACTCTCACCCTTCCCACATTTATTTCCGGTATATCTGTTTGtacatctctttctctcagcaCCTCCTATCACTTCACACTTCACAGTCAGTAATAATGACAGTTTGTGATGACAATAATATCTCTTTTCCATGTTTAATGTTAATGCATATTAGACACACAAGCTGAAATAGAaaattttatcttgaaaaaaatcacacatcTTAATCTTGagcatttattacttttatttgttgattgtcgtaaatttttgttttgtaaggaTGATTTAGAAAGTCATGTTTTCCTTTATCAATATTTCGATGAACAAAAAATGTTCTACAGGATGTTGTAAGTGAAATAACTGGAAGCTTTTGTTCGAAAGAGCAAATTTAACATAAAGATGTTGCCTGCATGGATCCACCTAAGTTAGCAGGATATTTGTTCAAATATCTACATGGCTACACAGTGACACATGTCTGCTTCAGAAAGTTTCTTTTCCACCTACTAGCTTCTTTGACCACATCTTTAattgtttcttgcttttcctTCAATTTCTTCTGCTTTGTTCTGATGACTAAATACATAAACTTTCATAGAAATGTGATCCTCAAAAGAGTCAAGCTGTTTATGATATTCAATTTACATACACATTAACCTGCAGCTGTTGATACATTTAGAGGGTTTTCGACATAGTCCTGCAGAGTTTCTCCTTTGTTGAACAACATGTAGCAACATGGTGCCATCGTGTTTTAAACTAAACTAGGGTAAAGCAGCTATTtgtgaaaaccagacaatgtcCGCCATTGTTTACCTGAGTAAAGCAGGTGTGGATCAAAGAAGGGAGATGTGATAACACTAAAAAAGACAGTGTGGAGCCCTCTGGTAAAACAGATGTACTAGCACTCGAAATGGAGATTACCCCCAGGGAGATCAAAGACCACTATAAACTTCTAAAAAAACACTTAACTGTTGTTATCGCCGTCCCCCTGAAGACACTTGTTTCACTTAAGGGAGGAGCAGACTCGTTGTCTCAAAACTAGTTTGCTAACCGCTGCAGGGGAAGACGTTGGTCGTTTCCGTCTCCATTGGACCCGAGCGCCATCAACCGTCGTTCAACGCTCACAGGAGGACGTAGTGGTTGACCTGTGAGTTGAAATACTCATTGTCAGTACAATCATGTCTCCTTGCACGATTAGACAATGGCATTAGGGTGGGACTTACACAGTGAggaatgaatttaaaaaaacgaTACTGTTACTTATGTAGTGCTGCGAGCGGTtgtgttattatatatttaGTGCTGCCAGTGATTGCGTTATTAGCTACAGCCCTTGCAATTTGAAGATGGTAGCTACAACTTAAGGATGGTTGACATTACGGATGTTgttagagaaataaaaaaaaaaccacaacattCTCAGAAACTATAGTACACTTgggcttgtttttctttctctcaaactGTGAAGCAAAACATCTTGATGAGCTCTTGACATACAGACCGTAGGCTTCAACCTTTCTTTATGGCTGTATTTGTCCGACACGGTTGACCTGATAAAAGGACAATTTCAAAAGGGGTTAATGGATATCCTGGCAGGTATTTTCAATCTACATTCCGAAACTTCTCTCCTAGTCAAACTTTAAATGACGTTACCAtgtcttctcctttcttttcttttttttttctttctttctgtcttgctTTGTTAAGTTGCCTTTCCCCCAAAAGCCTTTTTAGGAAAGATTTGATTTACCTGTTAGATAAAGTTGTAATCTGGCCCCAAGCTATTGTGATTGGCTGACTTTTTCTGATTTCATCTTTAATAATATGAGCACTAACAGCACTCTCATCATCCCAATTCATTTCCGtgaactttttttgttcttgttttgtacGCGTGAGTGCTTCCAGAAAATATCTGTAATTATTACACTTGACCACGTCAGCTGCAAAATACATATCAGAAACAGTTGCTCGTGTTTGCGTGCACATGCATCGTCTCATGTGTCATTACATTGTGTTTCGCTGTCTCACCTGTGGCACTGCCCGCATCCTCCCCTTCCTTCTGTTTTTTCCGCTACCAACGGCAGTGCTGAAAGATTCTGTCTCCGATGGAGGGCGCTGTGGTCGCTGTGGAGGTCAAAGCAGTGCAGGACCTGATGTAGAGTCTTTGCCTCCCCCACACCTGCGACCCCGCTCCCTCCATACCTTATAAACACCTGTAGGCGTCACGAGGCGGCGTCAGATCAGCTCGCGGGCAGGTGGGCGAGCCGGCGTTGACAGGTGTGTTGTGCTTGTCCATGTTATCGCTCCTTGACCTCTCTCACAACCGCCGTCTGCGTCTCCACAGCACCGTTAGACTGTTGTGAAACGTCGGAGTCGGTGTCGGCGGACTTCATCTACCAAACATCAGCCAGACAAACTAGGAGAGAGATAGAACCACCGACAGTATTTTGATCATAACAAAACAGTCTGGTGAGTCTCTGATACTTCATTGTTGGTTGTGGCTACGTAGTTacttttgtcaaaatatatcaAGTTCCTATTGTTTCCTTGGAGCTGAGCTGGAAAGAGACTtatgaatttgttttcatttagtaAAACATTCGTGAATATCCATTTCCAAAtgtgaaattaataaaaatttaagaattttttttttgaaatttgctATCGTTCGTGAGTAGAACATTGTGATACAGTTTTCACTAGCAAACAATACaacatgaaagaaattatttgtttacgtgtttcAGTTAGATCACTAGCTGTTCTAACCACGGAAAGTTTACAACATTTAGAGAGAGATACGCTCGGATTCAACTTTTTCTAGATTCACCAATACGATTCGggaatatttgaaaaaaatagacatttaaTGTCTGAAAGATGCATTACAGaggtctgtgtgtatgtaccATAATCGACGAGACTTCATTTTTCGAAAATTCTAAAGAAAATTGATGTTATCTCTGTATTTCCCGTTACTCTGCGCCGCAATGCTTATGATTGAGCACAtgtacgattttttttttttgcaatttgtttGCTGGAAACTTGTTCCATGCATGTGATATCTGTGGTGACGAATGTATTTTTGAGCcacgtatgcacacacacactctcattttatatatatagtgttttaTTCTGTATTCGGTCTATCCGATTTCATGTACGTTCTactactttatatatatattatgtaagcCAGCACATTACAGCCTGAACTCGTTTATTCGCCGTCCTTTACTACCCTCTGGCTACACTTTATGACACACTTGATTTTCCAACAAGCTGCCCTTATTTAAGgattatattatctcttttagCTTTGGAAATAGcgacattaataataataataataataataataataataataataataataataatagcaacaactTACTCAAGTCATTTCGTTCATTGTCGCTTCGTTGAAACATTCACGAGGGGTAAATAAATTGATTCTCGGGTGGCGCCACTGTCTGTGTGGAACTGTTACCTTCTTGTCTGTGTAGGTTTTATCCTGTTTCTCCGGTTTCCCTCAATACGACttgggtttttattttggtttaaaGTTAAGTGATGTTTTTGTAAGGGTTAGGGTGATGTATCGTACGATTAACCTTTGCCTTTATGTCACAATTCTCGAGAAGCTACCGACAATGATAAGACGTACAAATGGAGAGAGATACGTTGTTTTTTACAGGCATATACGTGATGTTTACGTGGAGGAGGGAATAAGAGAAGGGTAGATGACGATCTTGCTCTACCCTTTGCTTATGACAAGACGTATGTGAAGTCATGTGACTAGGctaatgtcaacaacaacaatcatatTGCATAGACTCCTTTCTACCCAGTTCATAATTCTGCTCCTCACCGGTAGTCTGTGTCTGGGAGAGTATGGATAATGTCaagtaaggaagaataaagataCAAAGTCAGCCAGTGCATCGATCTGCTAGGGGCTCAGCAGCCAGGGAAGCAGACAGACAAGTCTCCTGTGCAGAGATGTGCTTTAGGGTTCTTGCAATGTGAGAAAAGGATCTTGACAAAGGGAAGTGGAGGGGGCAACCTCGACAGCAATTACTTGCTAACCGTCTAATcgataatttttaattattttactgtaaACGATCCCAGTTTCTGAGTGCGACATTTTTTGAACAATTAAGTAAAAATCGAGGAActaagtttataaaaaaaaggaagaaaaatagaaatcacTTTAGTAAGCAAAGGATGGTGTAGACTTACTGATCAATTTTCAAAGCTTCGCGACACAGTTTTGTTAGCgattcatttcaattttttttttataaagatgctGCTGAAGGGTCTGTTGTCGACGGCGACTTTGATGAATGCAGAGGTCTCCTCTTAGGATTGTCTTCTTGACCCACACCATCACCGACAGACGAACTTCACCACATTCAAAGGCCGCGTGACTTGTCGCCATGGCGGACTTGTCATCCCTGTGATGTGACTGCAGGCAGGACTGCAGCAGCCCGTGTCATGAAGGAGATCGCAGACGTAACCATGGTAACAGCCGGCTCTGTGGCAAAGGTGAAGCAGGAATACCGTGAGGCAAGCACTCGCATAGACCAGGCCCTCAACACCCTCAAAGGGGAACTGGTAAGGATCTGTCTGCTTAGCCACACAGTGTTTTGTCTCTTAGTTCACTTGTCAGACTCTTGTTCTcaattatttaaattgtgtgtgtgtgagacagaaagagagaaaacagtcttaaagatataaagaaagccagcctattttctttttaggtcTAAAAATCTGCAcgcgcgcgcagacacacacatacacatattcttTCTCTATgtgaagaattatttttttaatttaatatttttttaaggaaagcCGTAAGAGTGTCCTTATCTAAGTTCACGCATTAACTATGGCACAAGATGCCGACTAGTATCAAATGCAAGTGGAGTTCTTatgcaaatatttacaaagcacTTAACATGAGTGAAGTGTTGAGCTAACAGGACGCAGTCTataggagaagaaaaaatacatttaaaccTCTACTTatcgtcattttttttaaattttgcacgTTGATAGAAATGAGCGGTTGGATGCCCTACAGACAGTCTGCTATAGTTTGTTATGTCAAAAATAATGTGCAGGCAGATTATTTGTCTCAGAAAGGAGACCCTGATCGGTGAACTTTAAGTGCAATCCACTGGTTTGCAAATCCGGATTCCTGTGTGATGTTGGGGAGGGTTATGGGCTGAGCCATTGTTTGctagctgtgtgtgtttgattttCGTCACCTGAATTTTAAATTCCAGTTTCACATCTGTTCATTTTCAACACTCACTCGGGTTGTCATCCCtgttttacatttctgtctCACATTCTTCTCTTCACCGCCTATTTCCATCCTCTGCCCCAGTTTACTCTATCATCACGTGTAAGCTCTATCATCATGTCCTTAGACTTATCATTGCATGTTCTATGCActcagttattttatttgctacGAGAGCCAACGCTGACAGACATACAAATGGACACGACATTACACAACACAATTTCACCTCCTATAATACATAACAATTGAATTTGATTATTAGTCTACACTGAAGACAGTAAAATAGTTGTGGTCGTCCCccatcaaaaaaattatttactatcTTTTGATTGATTTGTTCATGTGAAATTTAGTAGTAACAGTTTATAAAGCTATTTATGGTTTGTGTGTTGATAATCattgttaattaatattttttgttatattaaGATGGCGATGCGGCAGCAGGATGTGCAGCTGCTGAAACAGCTCATCAACATCTCGCAGACCATCCAGCGGCTCCGGAGGAACCAGTGTCTGAGGGCGACACGGTCCTTGTCGCTGTCGGGTCAAGGTCTTGCCCTGTCAGCCAGCAGCGACGTCTGGCGGCGGCCTCCTCTGGTGAGGCAGCGAAGCGTCCCTCAGTCTCTGATCCTCGACCGCCAGCTCCTCCTGGCGGGCAGTCACTCTCAGTCCAGTGCAGAAGGCGGTGAGTGCCGAGAGTTACGGCCCTCGAGGGATGTTTTTTCCGCAGTCTTGTAGTGTGTGCACGCTTGGATGACAATAGGGTATTCatgaagcaagagtaagtcGCTGCCCTGGAGTTCGAGGGATGGGAATAGGCTACACGGCGAGAAAATAAACGGAAGTCGTTTTGTCTCCGTAGTCTTGGCTTTTGCTCATCCTCTAGAATCGAAGTCATGAAGCTGTGGCAAATATTCGCTGGGGTAAAGTAACATATAGCAATATCCCCGGGATATGGACATTCCATCGTACTACTAGTCCTCATTTCATGAACACGGCCTCTATTTTGAGGAGTAGAGAGGCTCTGGTGAGGTCGAATAAGTTACAGAGGGATTTCAAAAGGCTGCCAGTGGGATTACATGGAACTTTTGTTGGGGTCATCCAGAACAGTCTTGGTAAAGACAGAATCACCTCGATCTCAAAGCCGGCTCGCTGTCTGTCGGAGCGGAAAAGCTTTCcactaacagtttttttccacCTAAATGAGCTTCAGCTACATAAACATTACAGAATGCGAAAAACATATAGACATGGCTGTCATTACTTTTGTTGACTGCCTTTGGATCAGGGCATGGATGAGCCAGTTATTTCACGCCGTAACATCAAACCTTTCACACACGAGTGTGTCTATTTGCTTCAATATCTCTTTGTCCCGCGTTTTATGTTTAGGTCAATGTTGTTTGAACAATCATCACatgttatatataatttaatagaAGAAAAGTAAGCTCATACAGTTTCTATACATGTTTTGTTTCGGAATGTTATATAAGCCAGAAGAGTTTCTCCAGTTTTCGGATGAATCTTAAAATTAGTCCACGAGTAATAGGATCTATCAGATTATAACTAGATTCGGTGAATAATTATATGcaatcaatattttttattttatttatttctttattgttaaaCCCAGAGTTGGTGAGTTCCCCTGACGACTATGACCTAAGCTCCGGAAGTGAACTGGAGGACAGCACCACGTCGTTACCCACGCTGCGACGCCTCCCTCCGTTCCCCTTCCGCGGGCGAACTTTGACCTGCCAGACCTTTGGCAACCTGGACGGCTGCAGTTCGACCCCGACACTTCCGCTGCGACCCCTGGCACGCCAACTGGGTCTCTCCTCCGACCTCTTGGACGGAAATGACGACACGTCCTACGACGAAATCCTGCGACGTAACATCCGGCTGTGGAAGCTGGGAGTCAGCAGCCAGCCGGAGACTTTGCGGGAGGACATCACGTGCATCATCTGAATGTGACCGGGGACAGGGGTCAACTCGTACGAAAGTCTTTCAAAGTGTGGCGGGACAGGTGACTAGGACAGGTGCTTCACTGAGTTGTCATACTGCTAGCACTAAGTTGTGTCGCAAGGCTCATGTAGATATTCTGGAACATTTCACAGATTGTTTGTTATGTTTCAACCTGACTTAAAGCCATATTTTCATCAAAGGTCGTCACAGGTATGTTACATGTGTGCCTGTCAGTCGTTTCACTAAAAACTGTCACAAATCATAACTTATGTCACACATTATTTGTTGCGGTGAAACACGACACAAGTCCTTAGTTCGTGCAAGATTATTAATTATCTTAAATTTTGACACAAAGCATTAATTACTCTATAAGaacagtttgtttactgtttgaccATCTCAAGTATCGTGTGTAGATGATACAGTCGACAGGATGAGCCGCAGTCAGCAGCGGAAAGAATGCAggattttatactttatttcgCAAAGATTCTGGAATCTGCTGTGATAAAAGGACATCTCGTCGGGatgtgagaaaaagaatttttttttcttgtttattttcgcCCAGCTAAGCTCGGCTGGTGTTATTTGCTT
The sequence above is a segment of the Pomacea canaliculata isolate SZHN2017 linkage group LG6, ASM307304v1, whole genome shotgun sequence genome. Coding sequences within it:
- the LOC112566817 gene encoding uncharacterized protein LOC112566817, which gives rise to MKEIADVTMVTAGSVAKVKQEYREASTRIDQALNTLKGELMAMRQQDVQLLKQLINISQTIQRLRRNQCLRATRSLSLSGQGLALSASSDVWRRPPLVRQRSVPQSLILDRQLLLAGSHSQSSAEGELVSSPDDYDLSSGSELEDSTTSLPTLRRLPPFPFRGRTLTCQTFGNLDGCSSTPTLPLRPLARQLGLSSDLLDGNDDTSYDEILRRNIRLWKLGVSSQPETLREDITCII